The Nitrospinota bacterium genome window below encodes:
- a CDS encoding hydrogenase — MLKELIARVKQGYNTTSFPAPDAAVGGRFRGAPQLDAAKCPPDCQKCAEVCPTGAISVAGGLSLDLGKCLFCPSCSGACGAWGIKFTGAVAMAANRREDLVVKDGGPKSAEPLPEDLRALFAKSFKFRQVSAGGCNGCEAEIAAMGNIIFDLGRFGMGPVASPRHADGLLVTGPVTQNMKLALEKTNDATPDPKIVVAVGACAISGGPYQELPEQTGGADKTLPVTLYIPGCPPHPLTILDGLLKMLGRGE, encoded by the coding sequence ATGCTGAAAGAACTTATCGCAAGGGTCAAACAGGGATATAACACCACAAGTTTTCCCGCGCCGGACGCGGCCGTTGGGGGCAGGTTCCGTGGCGCGCCGCAACTGGACGCCGCCAAATGCCCTCCGGATTGCCAGAAGTGCGCCGAGGTTTGCCCCACGGGGGCGATCAGCGTGGCCGGCGGCCTTTCGCTCGACCTTGGCAAATGCCTATTCTGTCCGTCATGTTCCGGCGCGTGCGGGGCGTGGGGTATAAAGTTCACGGGCGCTGTGGCGATGGCGGCCAACAGGCGGGAAGACCTGGTGGTAAAGGACGGCGGCCCAAAATCCGCTGAGCCTTTGCCGGAGGATTTGCGCGCGCTGTTCGCGAAATCGTTCAAGTTCCGCCAGGTGAGCGCCGGCGGATGCAACGGATGCGAAGCGGAGATCGCGGCGATGGGGAACATCATATTCGACCTGGGGCGGTTTGGCATGGGCCCTGTGGCCTCCCCCCGCCACGCCGACGGGCTTTTGGTGACAGGCCCCGTGACGCAGAATATGAAACTGGCGCTTGAGAAAACGAATGACGCCACGCCGGACCCGAAGATAGTTGTGGCGGTGGGCGCCTGCGCAATCAGCGGCGGGCCGTATCAGGAGCTCCCGGAGCAGACCGGCGGGGCGGACAAGACATTGCCGGTGACACTTTACATACCCGGCTGCCCCCCGCATCCGTTGACGATACTCGACGGATTGTTGAAAATGCTGGGACGCGGGGAATAA
- a CDS encoding helix-turn-helix transcriptional regulator: MKKRNYETITGRLIDLNAISDEEIVFLHSVMKKYKTKPEWSDFSAWWTLELQKHGLPMKSSAWRICQDMEARLGIAQKKVAPPDYPDYLADIIEAKYGSRYKFCKKTGIDQGHLSRVLNGHAGLSVRSLQEILAALNVGIKYQDEDELQLLASPEKAIKALAGV; the protein is encoded by the coding sequence ATGAAAAAGCGGAATTACGAAACGATCACTGGGCGTTTGATTGATTTGAACGCTATTTCCGATGAGGAAATTGTTTTCCTTCATTCAGTCATGAAAAAATATAAGACGAAGCCGGAATGGAGCGATTTTTCGGCTTGGTGGACACTTGAATTGCAAAAACATGGTCTTCCAATGAAATCTTCGGCATGGCGAATCTGTCAGGACATGGAAGCGAGGCTTGGAATTGCCCAGAAAAAGGTGGCTCCACCTGATTACCCCGATTATCTGGCGGACATCATAGAAGCCAAATATGGTTCGCGTTATAAATTTTGCAAGAAGACGGGAATAGATCAGGGCCATTTAAGCCGAGTTTTAAACGGGCATGCCGGGCTTTCAGTGCGATCCCTTCAGGAGATTCTGGCGGCTTTGAATGTTGGAATAAAGTATCAAGATGAGGATGAATTGCAGTTGCTCGCCAGCCCTGAAAAAGCGATAAAGGCTTTGGCCGGAGTGTAA
- a CDS encoding addiction module protein: MHGMKEIIEEAQSLPVEKRVIVIDSLLQTLNPPSPEIDLEWAQTAKGRLEQLRSGKAKAVPGDVVFAKIRERFDSFPVAAPDSQ; the protein is encoded by the coding sequence ATGCACGGAATGAAAGAGATAATTGAAGAAGCTCAATCGCTTCCCGTGGAAAAAAGAGTCATCGTCATAGATTCCCTTCTTCAAACTCTCAATCCCCCATCGCCGGAAATCGATCTTGAATGGGCGCAGACCGCAAAAGGCCGTCTTGAGCAATTGCGTTCCGGCAAAGCCAAGGCTGTTCCCGGCGACGTTGTCTTCGCGAAGATACGGGAACGCTTTGACAGCTTCCCCGTGGCCGCCCCGGATTCCCAGTAG
- a CDS encoding rubrerythrin, with protein MPDKKKVNDLKAKIEALVIAIPKELSAYEFYVDLAAKYEDTASKEMFIFLAKQELAHRDALERLLADLQTKLEKELIG; from the coding sequence ATGCCGGACAAGAAGAAAGTAAACGACCTGAAGGCGAAGATAGAGGCGCTGGTGATCGCCATTCCGAAGGAACTGTCAGCGTACGAGTTCTATGTGGACCTGGCGGCCAAGTATGAGGACACCGCGTCCAAGGAGATGTTCATATTCCTCGCCAAGCAGGAGCTTGCCCACCGGGACGCGCTGGAGCGGTTATTGGCCGACCTTCAGACGAAGCTTGAAAAAGAACTGATAGGGTAG